A genomic window from Lotus japonicus ecotype B-129 chromosome 1, LjGifu_v1.2 includes:
- the LOC130730234 gene encoding uncharacterized protein LOC130730234: MRSIASCYSEHAIKVSDSYCSSRPSNQAYLCPKLNNPCSMNQDSVSCIYKVNMISSQKQFLITITWTKKLIGQGFTINITTNIEFPPSKFNTNPTPPLQLRKNRGDESFKVRNFDVRILWDLSAAKYNEGPEPKGEFYVVVLVDSELGLRLGDKDDEIDETLDLSIMKGNFSMVSRSERFSGTTVYATRAKFSESGDFHDILIRCVAEEEGLKMNHVLSVCLDKKTVFQVKRLRWNFRGNQTIFVDGLVVDMMWDVHDWLFNPNSDSSAVFLFRTRSGLDSRLWFEEKNLQTCKEHERIGFSLLICACKNPD; encoded by the coding sequence ATGAGAAGCATAGCATCTTGTTACAGTGAACATGCCATTAAAGTTTCAGATTCTTATTGTTCTTCAAGGCCTTCAAACCAGGCTTATCTCTGTCCCAAACTGAACAACCCCTGTTCCATGAACCAAGACTCTGTTTCTTGCATCTACAAAGTGAACATGATCTCATCACAGAAACAATTCCTAATCACAATAACTTGGACCAAGAAACTCATTGGCCAAGGATTCACCATAAACATCACCACCAACATTGAATTTCCACCCTCTAAATTCAATACAAACCCAACTCCCCCTCTGCAATTGAGAAAAAACAGAGGCGATGAAAGTTTCAAGGTTCGAAACTTTGATGTCAGAATTTTGTGGGATCTCTCTGCAGCCAAGTATAATGAAGGGCCAGAGCCGAAGGGTGAGTTCTATGTCGTTGTTTTGGTGGATTCTGAACTGGGTCTTCGCCTCGGTGACAAGGATGATGAAATTGATGAAACACTGGACCTGAGTATCATGAAGGGGAATTTTTCAATGGTTTCTAGGAGCGAGCGATTCTCTGGGACTACGGTTTATGCAACGAGGGCGAAGTTTTCTGAGTCAGGGGATTTTCATGACATATTGATAAGGTGTGTTGCAGAGGAAGAAGGGTTGAAGATGAATCATGTGTTGTCTGTGTGTTTGGATAAGAAGACAGTGTTCCAGGTGAAGCGTTTGAGGTGGAACTTTCGTGGGAATCAAACGATTTTTGTTGATGGTTTGGTGGTGGATATGATGTGGGATGTTCATGATTGGCTTTTCAATCCAAACTCTGATTCCTCTGCTGTGTTCTTGTTCAGGACAAGGAGTGGATTGGATAGTAGGCTCTGGTTTGAGGAGAAGAATTTGCAGACATGCAAGGAGCATGAAAGAATTGGGTTCTCTTTGTTGATATGTGCTTGTAAGAACCCTGATTGA